In Agarivorans gilvus, one genomic interval encodes:
- a CDS encoding amidase yields the protein MLTTNKNILAAACFAALVSGCNDNNIQQQNDQENQQPATFSPVEGTISQLHAALAANTTSCEAVVQSYLDRIDAYDDVGPELHAVISTNPNALAEARALDEHYAETGEMDSLHCVTVLVKDNFDTDDMATTAGGLAMQFNMPPDNAFTITRMKQRGAIILGKANLDEFAFGYEGSSSIEGQTKNAYDLERGPGGSSSGTGAAIAASFAMVGTGTDTGGSIRIPSSVEGLVGIRPSLRLVSQDGIVPLSHSQDTGGPMCRTVEDCAHLLDAMVGFDSSAHSGQRENFAYDAPLISSPFLYQIITGVPHSYTQYLDEGALNGARIGVVREMFGDGSEQQNQVVQATIEAALAQMQAAGAVIEEVTIPKLSEIFERYKSVSRYEFCNDLTDYLGSWSELADGHHLSFAALAASFDYEVRHQQYFYYYGLFCGDQSANEDYQLNQTERPTQVRNALMQALNNVDDAGIPLGQAYDVLLYPTMLGLASELGQAPLAGDNNRLSPFSGFPALTMPAGMTNSEPQLPVGMEMLAREFDEASLIKIAYAYEKMAQPRQAPSHTPAL from the coding sequence ATGTTAACGACTAACAAAAACATATTGGCGGCAGCTTGCTTTGCAGCTTTAGTCAGCGGCTGTAATGACAATAATATCCAGCAACAGAATGACCAAGAAAATCAACAACCCGCCACCTTCTCACCAGTTGAAGGCACCATTAGTCAACTGCATGCCGCGCTTGCCGCCAATACCACCAGCTGTGAGGCCGTAGTACAAAGCTACTTAGACCGAATTGATGCCTACGACGATGTAGGGCCAGAGTTACATGCGGTAATTAGCACCAACCCCAATGCGCTAGCCGAAGCCCGAGCCTTAGATGAACACTATGCCGAAACAGGGGAAATGGACTCGCTACACTGTGTGACGGTATTAGTTAAAGATAACTTTGATACCGACGATATGGCCACCACCGCCGGAGGCTTAGCCATGCAATTTAATATGCCACCGGATAATGCCTTCACTATTACTCGTATGAAACAGCGTGGGGCGATTATTTTAGGTAAAGCTAACCTCGACGAATTTGCCTTTGGGTATGAAGGCAGTAGCTCCATCGAAGGGCAAACTAAAAATGCTTACGATCTAGAGCGCGGTCCGGGAGGCTCTTCATCGGGTACTGGCGCGGCCATTGCAGCGAGTTTTGCCATGGTGGGCACTGGCACCGATACCGGCGGTTCCATTCGCATTCCTTCATCAGTGGAAGGCTTGGTAGGCATACGCCCCAGCCTGCGCCTAGTTAGCCAAGACGGCATCGTGCCGCTTTCTCACAGCCAAGACACTGGCGGGCCAATGTGTCGCACTGTTGAAGATTGTGCGCATTTGCTTGATGCTATGGTCGGTTTTGACAGCAGCGCTCACAGCGGCCAGCGAGAAAACTTTGCCTACGATGCCCCACTGATCAGCTCGCCCTTCCTCTACCAAATTATTACCGGTGTACCGCACTCTTACACTCAATACTTAGATGAAGGCGCACTAAACGGCGCGCGCATTGGCGTGGTTAGGGAGATGTTTGGTGATGGCAGCGAGCAGCAAAACCAAGTGGTCCAAGCCACTATCGAAGCAGCCTTAGCGCAGATGCAAGCCGCAGGAGCGGTGATTGAGGAGGTCACTATTCCTAAGCTGAGTGAGATTTTTGAACGCTATAAGAGTGTCTCACGTTACGAGTTTTGTAACGACTTAACTGACTACCTCGGTAGCTGGTCTGAGCTAGCCGATGGGCATCATCTATCCTTTGCCGCATTGGCCGCAAGCTTCGACTATGAAGTGCGCCACCAGCAATACTTCTACTACTATGGCCTGTTTTGCGGTGACCAAAGTGCTAACGAGGATTATCAGCTAAACCAAACCGAGCGCCCCACCCAAGTTCGCAACGCCTTGATGCAAGCCTTAAACAATGTCGATGACGCAGGGATCCCTCTAGGCCAAGCCTATGACGTGTTACTCTACCCTACAATGTTGGGCTTGGCTTCAGAGCTAGGACAGGCTCCACTAGCTGGTGACAATAATCGCCTTAGCCCCTTCTCTGGCTTCCCCGCCTTAACCATGCCTGCGGGAATGACCAATAGCGAGCCCCAGCTGCCGGTCGGGATGGAAATGCTGGCCCGTGAATTTGATGAAGCCAGCTTAATCAAAATCGCTTACGCCTACGAGAAGATGGCTCAGCCTCGCCAAGCGCCAAGTCATACTCCTGCCCTATAA
- a CDS encoding HD domain-containing phosphohydrolase → MISKVLLVDDEPNNLNVLKQILADKYQLLFANNGSRAIDAALKHSPDIILLDIMMPDMDGYKVCRTLKELPSTQKIPVIFVSAMSEVEDEAMGFDVGAVDYIQKPVSAPIVLRRVQTHLSLVHARELEDNQKAAMFMLGEAGHYNDTDTGAHIWRMAAYARIIAEGAGWDEELAERLEMAAPMHDTGKIGISDTILKAPRQLSPQEWVIMKTHTEIGYKILSMSKNPLFSLAAEIARYHHEKWDGSGYPKGLKGEDIPQSARIVAIADVFDALTKKRPYKDAWPIERAIATIEAEAGSHFDPNLVEIFHNSLPQILEAKQKWDLAEQSGKSCYEQIALEDMAD, encoded by the coding sequence ATGATCAGCAAAGTGCTATTAGTGGACGATGAGCCAAATAATTTGAATGTGTTAAAACAGATCTTGGCCGATAAATATCAATTGCTGTTTGCCAACAATGGCAGCAGAGCGATTGATGCCGCACTCAAGCATAGCCCTGATATTATTTTGCTCGACATTATGATGCCAGATATGGACGGTTATAAAGTGTGCCGCACTTTAAAAGAGCTACCTTCAACCCAAAAAATACCGGTGATTTTTGTTAGTGCCATGAGTGAAGTGGAAGATGAAGCCATGGGCTTTGATGTGGGCGCAGTGGATTACATTCAAAAGCCAGTATCGGCACCCATCGTATTACGCCGAGTACAAACCCACTTGTCTTTAGTACACGCTCGGGAATTGGAAGATAACCAAAAAGCCGCGATGTTTATGTTAGGTGAAGCGGGGCATTACAACGATACCGATACCGGGGCGCATATTTGGCGAATGGCCGCTTATGCCAGAATTATTGCCGAAGGGGCGGGGTGGGATGAAGAGTTAGCCGAACGTTTAGAAATGGCGGCACCGATGCACGATACCGGAAAAATTGGTATTTCCGATACCATTCTTAAAGCGCCTAGGCAACTGAGCCCTCAGGAGTGGGTAATCATGAAAACCCATACTGAAATTGGCTATAAAATTCTTAGTATGAGTAAAAACCCGCTGTTTAGTTTAGCGGCAGAAATTGCGCGTTATCATCATGAAAAATGGGACGGTAGCGGCTACCCCAAAGGTTTGAAGGGAGAAGATATTCCCCAGTCGGCACGCATCGTCGCCATTGCCGATGTATTTGATGCGCTTACTAAGAAACGCCCGTATAAAGACGCTTGGCCAATTGAGCGAGCGATTGCCACCATTGAGGCAGAGGCGGGCAGTCATTTTGACCCGAACTTGGTGGAGATTTTCCATAATTCTTTACCACAAATATTAGAAGCCAAACAGAAATGGGACTTAGCCGAACAATCGGGTAAATCTTGCTATGAACAGATCGCCCTTGAGGATATGGCGGACTAA